DNA from Candidatus Methylomirabilota bacterium:
CGCGGATATTGATTCCGCATCGCTTTCCCCTGGATCTACTTCCAAAACAATTCCCTCTCCGGAACTTTACGGCTTGGGTTCCGCCTCAACCACCTCCACCTTGTAGTCCTTGACCTTTTGCATGTCCGGGCCAACGATGTCCAGAAACTCCACGTCAAAGGCTGCCACTTCGCCCGGCTTCAGCTCGGGGCTGAAGACCTTGCCAAAGGCGGTGAACATTAACCGGTTATCCCCTTGGAATGCTTCCCCTTTGATTCGGATACGGCCAAGGGTGACGTCGGACTGGTTTTCTGCCGTCCCCGGGATGTGGAAGTGTCGTTGGGCGCACAT
Protein-coding regions in this window:
- a CDS encoding FxLYD domain-containing protein, encoding MGKRFVVLALGVIMLGSLPAQAGEDYRSKVKLTVQSPFMCAQRHFHIPGTAENQSDVTLGRIRIKGEAFQGDNRLMFTAFGKVFSPELKPGEVAAFDVEFLDIVGPDMQKVKDYKVEVVEAEPKP